A stretch of Ascochyta rabiei chromosome 6, complete sequence DNA encodes these proteins:
- a CDS encoding N(6)-L-threonylcarbamoyladenine synthase yields MTLAIETSCDDTSVAIVEKGAHHGRAVARLHFHKKVTANNTHFHGVHPLFTLKSHQENLALLVAEAIEHLPSRQGRRRLPDFVSVTRGPGMRSNLFTGLDTAKGLAVAWQKPLVGVHHMQAHALTPRLVAALDAYNTYNTHSALDAYSTHNTHSTHSTHITHSTHNTHNTTQDAADLNAHPLVHGTAALAPTFPILSVLASGGHTMLIHSTSLTDHAILGTTDDIAVGECLDKVARVVLPAEELQSAESTMYGALLESFALPPPAHDSTQSRAKSELSGLTAQAYLEHAHLHDWYTPPTNNEVAVERSKTTWGWSINQPLTKTGGGNKIKTMGMSFSGLMTAVDRLVRYPTDPETGKLSKQVRSAKSITLDERRDMALGVMRAAFEHIASRVILALKNSSNPTPPSIAPAVVLAGGVASNAFLRHVLASTLCAHGFGDVVLYFPPPKYCTDNAAMIGWAGLEMYEAGHVDPLSIRAVRKWPLDQLLTPVDDGKMEKSNM; encoded by the exons ATGACGCTCGCCATAGAGACGTCCTGCGATGACACGTCGGTCGCCATTGTGGAAAAGGGCGCGCACCACGGCCGTGCTGTGGCCCGCCTGCACTTCCACAAGAAAGTCACGGCCAACAACACCCACTTCCACGGCGTACACCCGCTCTTCACCCTCAAGTCCCACCAGGAGAATCTGGCGCTGCTGGTCGCAGAGGCCATCGAACATCTGCCCAGCCGCCAAGGAAGGCGCAGGCTGCCAGACTTCGTGTCCGTCACCCGAGGCCCTGGCATGCGCTCGAACCTGTTCACTGGCCTCGACACGGCCAAGGGCCTGGCAGTGGCCTGGCAG AAACCTCTCGTAGGCGTCCACCACATGCAGGCCCACGCCCTGACCCCTCGCCTGGTCGCCGCCCTCGACGCCTACAACACCTACAACACCCACAGCGCCCTCGACGCCTACAGCACCCACAACACCCACAGCACCCACAGCACCCACATCACCCACAGCACCCACAACACCCACAACACCACCCAAGACGCCGCCGACCTGAACGCACACCCTCTCGTGCATGGCACTGCCGCCCTGGCACCAACCTTCCCCATCCTCTCCGTGCTCGCCTCGGGCGGGCACACCATGCTGATCCACTCGACCTCGCTCACCGACCACGCCATCCTCGGCACCACAGACGACATTGCTGTTGGCGAGTGTCTCGACAAGGTCGCCCGCGTCGTGCTGCCCGCCGAAGAGCTTCAGAGCGCAGAGAGCACCATGTACGGCGCTCTGCTCGAGTCCTTTGCCTTGCCCCCACCCGCCCACGACTCCACGCAGTCCAGAGCAAAGAGCGAGCTCTCGGGCCTGACAGCACAGGCCTACCTCGAACACGCTCACCTACACGACTGGTACACGCCGCCCACCAACAACGAGGTGGCCGTAGAACGGAGCAAGACGACATGGGGATGGAGCATCAACCAGCCCCTGACCAAGACGGGCGGTGGCAACAAGATCAAGACCATGGGCATGAGCTTTTCGGGCTTGATGACGGCCGTGGACCGACTTGTGCGCTACCCCACCGATCCAGAGACGGGGAAGCTGTCCAAGCAGGTGCGGAGCGCAAAAAGCATCACTCTCGACGAGCGCCGCGATATGGCCTTGGGCGTTATGCGCGCTGCCTTTGAGCACATTGCTTCGCGCGTCATCCTTGCGCTGAAAAACAGTTCCAATCCTACACCCCCGTCCATCGCACCAGCCGTCGTCCTAGCTGGCGGTGTCGCCTCCAACGCCTTCCTCCGCCACGTCCTCGCCAGCACCCTCTGTGCCCACGGATTCGGAGACGTGGTGTTATACTTTCCACCGCCCAAGTACTGCACCGACAACGCCGCCATGATTGGCTGGGCCGGGCTCGAAATGTACGAGGCTGGGCATGTTGACCCCCTGAGCATCAGGGCCGTGCGCAAGTGGCCACTGGACCAGCTGCTGACACCCGTGGACGACGGCAAGATGGAGAAGAGTAACATGTAG
- a CDS encoding Pantetheine-phosphate adenylyltransferase, whose amino-acid sequence MPPLHTAPYRALLLLPPAPASSTYASLKAAYHAPLSTVLRELRQAQEPALLEIALPCPHLYGHLDEPRGPLYDVTQQLVADVYKLICIVAARNAIDTEDAEGVDARIILVAHPRDGTLQHSSEDSTPEQEVQGPAISLHTLAQSSRKWRAVYSVESEEGERLSKSFLAISKDTTVSRVRGGIVVNASVSDSTAAAALKKDYCPTMKHLSVAVGGTFDHLHIGHKLLLTMFAFVLGRRQQSDHSSVLTVGITGDALLVNKKFADQLESWKARQEATHNFLHSIVYFGQPDDSRIRIQEVNEPGPNGHAVHVSYPFGLTIRYVEIWDPFGPTITDEEITALALSLETRGGGAAVNEKRKEQGWDPLEVYEVAVLDASEEDSVDETFQSKLSSTEIRRKRSELVKPRAKA is encoded by the coding sequence ATGCCCCCACTCCACACAGCCCCGTACCGTGCCCTGCTACTGCTGCCACCTGCGCCAGCATCCTCGACATATGCATCGCTGAAGGCCGCATACCATGCCCCACTCTCTACTGTGCTTAGGGAGCTGCGGCAGGCCCAGGAACCTGCTCTGCTAGAGATTGCCCTGCCATGTCCACACTTGTATGGGCATCTTGACGAGCCAAGGGGACCGCTGTACGATGTCACACAACAACTCGTCGCCGACGTCTACAAGTTGATATGCATCGTTGCGGCCAGGAATGCAATCGATACCGAGGATGCAGAGGGTGTCGACGCCCGCATCATACTGGTAGCCCATCCAAGAGACGGGACGCTGCAGCACTCTTCTGAAGACTCTACACCAGAGCAAGAGGTGCAAGGCCCCGCCATCAGCTTACACACGCTTGCTCAGAGCTCCAGGAAGTGGAGAGCTGTGTACTCCGTGGAGAGTGAAGAAGGAGAGCGCCTCTCAAAGAGCTTTCTCGCCATCTCCAAAGACACCACGGTGTCTCGAGTACGAGGTGGCATAGTTGTCAACGCAAGCGTCTCAGACTCGACGGCTGCCGCTGCTCTCAAAAAGGACTACTGTCCTACTATGAAGCATCTCTCCGTTGCTGTGGGCGGGACGTTCGATCATCTTCACATTGGCCACAAATTACTGCTCACTATGTTTGCCTTCGTACTGGGTCGCAGACAGCAGTCAGACCATTCCAGCGTTCTCACAGTGGGGATAACAGGTGATGCTCTTCTCGTGAACAAGAAGTTTGCTGACCAACTCGAAAGTTGGAAGGCTCGTCAGGAAGCAACGCATAACTTTCTACATTCGATCGTGTACTTTGGACAGCCTGACGACAGTCGTATCAGGATCCAGGAAGTCAACGAGCCGGGTCCCAATGGGCATGCCGTACACGTTAGCTATCCGTTCGGTTTGACTATTAGATATGTTGAGATCTGGGATCCTTTTGGCCCTACCATCACCGATGAGGAGATTACAGCATTGGCTCTCTCACTCGAGACCAGAGGCGGCGGTGCTGCCGTCAACGAAAAGCGGAAGGAACAGGGCTGGGACCCACTTGAGGTCTATGAAGTGGCCGTTCTCGATGCCAGCGAAGAAGACAGCGTTGATGAGACGTTCCAGAGCAAACTGAGCAGTACGGAGATTCGTCGAAAACGGAGTGAACTTGTCAAGCCAAGGGCAAAAGCATGA
- a CDS encoding Beta-glucosidase produces the protein MHSLFLICFSSFVAGAALDPRDPVPSGFSAPPYYPTPHGGWLSAWGESYRKAALLVANMTLAEKTNITSGTGIFMGRCVGNTGSALRVGIPQLCLQDGPLGVRNSDHNTAFPPGITVGATWDKDLMRRRGVAIGEEFRGKGVNIHLGPSVGALGRKPRGGRNWEGFGSDPVLQAFGGALTVEGVQSVGVIATMKHLVANEQETYRMYSLVKPGISSNLDDRTMHELYLWPFAEGVRAGVGSVMIAYNAVNGSASAQNSYLMNGLLKDELGFQGFVMSDWLAQISGVASALAGLDMSMPGDRNEIPLLGNSYWMYDYSRAVLNGSVPVDRLNDAVTRILAAYFQMGQDQNYPRPNFDTNTQDAEGPLYPGALLSPRGVVNEFVDVQGDHAEIAREVARDAITLLKNQGNILPLPEKANLKIFGTDAEKNPDGINSCADQGCNKGTLGMGWGSGSARYPYMDSPIDGFKARGSNYQFFDTDSFPSNSNPAPNDTAIVFVSADSGENYITVEGNPGDRTSSNLDLWHNGNKLIQDVAAKYSNVVVVVHTVGPIVMETWHDLPSVKAVLFAHLPGQEAGNSLMDVLFGDVSPSGHLPYTLPKSEKDYPSSVSLVGYQLGQPQDTFTEGLYVDYRHFHQANIAPRYAFGHGLSYTSFSFSDASIKVVTPLTSVPPNRPAKGATPTYSTTIPPASEAYWPENFNRIWRYLYSWLEKKDADDAAKAANSSTKYPYPVGYSNVQRPGPAAGGAQGGNPALFDVAYEISVSVTNTGARAGKAVAQLYIQFPQDLTIDTPIIQLRDFEKTSTLQPGASQTLRLRVTRKDLSVWDTVFQNWLIPAVSGDYGIWLGDSSNNLHLRCSTASTSCAEEQAGPV, from the exons ATGCACTCCCTCTTCTTGATCTGCTTCTCGTCCTTCGTTGCGGGTGCAGCTCTCGACCCGCGTGATCCAGTGCCATCTGGATTCTCCGCCCCTCCATACTATCCTA CACCCCACGGAGGATGGCTATCGGCATGGGGCGAAAGCTACCGCAAGGCTGCGTTGCTTGTGGCGAACATGACACTCGCTGAGAAGACCAATATCACTTCTGGTACTGGAATTTTCATGGGTCGATGCGTTGGCAATACAGGCAGTGCTCTGCGAGTTGGAATACCCCAGCTCTGTCTCCAGGATGGTCCGCTTGGTGTTCG AAACAGCGACCACAACACTGCTTTTCCACCCGGG ATCACCGTAGGTGCGACATGGGACAAAGATCTTATGCGTCGCCGTGGCGTTGCAATTGGAGAAGAGTTTCGAGGGAAAGGCGTCAATATACACCTAGGCCCCAGTGTCGGTGCTCTGGGACGGAAACCTCGCGGAGGCAGAA ACTGGGAGGGCTTCGGGTCAGATCCCGTTCTGCAGGCTTTCGGTGGAGCTCTGACGGTCGAAGGAGTGCAGAGCGTTGGCGTAATTGCAACGATGAAACACTTGGTCGCCAACGAGCAAGAGACGTACAGGATGTACAGTCTCGTCAAGCCAGGCATCTCGTCCAATCTGGACGATAGGACTATGCACGAGCTGTACCTGTGGCCATTTGCTGAGGGAGTTCGAGCCGGAGTTGGATCTGTTATGATCGCGTATAATGCT GTCAATGGATCCGCTTCTGCGCAGAACAGCTATCTGATGAACGGCCTCCTCAAGGATGAACTTGGCTTTCAAGGCTTCGTCATGTCGGACTGGCTCGCCCAAATCTCCGGCGTCGCATCAGCACTGGCTGGGCTCGACATGTCGATGCCAGGCGATAGGAACGAGATACCACTTTTGGGCAACTCATACTGGATGTATGATTACAGTCGCGCTGTACTGAATGGCTCCGTACCTGTGGATCGCCTGAATGATGCCGTCACTCGCATACTGGCAGCGTACTTCCAAATGGGCCAGGACCAGAACTACCCACGTCCCAACTTTGACACCAACACTCAAGACGCTGAGGGACCACTGTATCCTGGAGCATTGCTTTCTCCGAGAGGAGTCGTCAACGAGTTTGTCGACGTCCAAGGTGATCACGCAGAAATTGCAAGAGAAGTCGCTAGAGATGCTATCACGCTGCTCAAGAATCAAGGCAATATTCTGCCACTGCCAGAAAAAGCTAATCTGAAGATATTCGGTACGGATGCCGAGAAGAATCCTGACGGTATCAATTCATGCGCTGATCAGGGATGCAATAAGGGCACACTGGGCATG GGCTGGGGGAGCGGTTCAGCCCGTTATCCGTACATGGATTCACCCATTGATGGCTTCAAGGCCCGAGGGTCAAACTACCAATTCTTCGACACGGACTCATTCCCTTCCAATTCTAATCCAGCTCCGAATGACACCGCCATTGTCTTCGTGAGCGCTGATTCCGGGGAGAACTACATCACGGTAGAGGGCAATCCGGGAGACCGCACTTCATCTAACCTTGACTTATGGCACAATGGCAACAAGCTAATCCAAGACGTGGCCGCCAAATACTCGAATGTTGTTGTGGTCGTACACACAGTCGGACCTATTGTCATGGAGACCTGGCATGATTTGCCATCAGTCAAGGCTGTGCTTTTTGCTCATCTTCCAGGTCAAGAAGCAGGGAATTCTTTGATGGATGTTCTCTTTGGCGATGTCTCACCATCAGGTCATCTTCCCTACACACTGCCAAAGTCTGAGAAGGACTACCCCAGCTCTGTCAGTCTAGTCGGTTACCAGCTTGGTCAGCCGCAAGACACTTTCACAGAAGGGTTGTACGTCGATTACAGACACTTCCACCAAGCAAACATCGCGCCACGATATGCTTTTGGTCATGGGTTGAGTTACACCTCATTTTCCTTCTCGGATGCCTCTATTAAGGTCGTTACACCGTTGACATCTGTGCCACCGAACCGCCCAGCAAAGGGCGCAACCCCTACGTACTCGACTACCATTCCACCTGCGTCGGAAGCTTATTGGCCGGAAAACTTCAATCGCATATGGCGGTATCTTTACTCGTGGCTCGAGAAGAAGGATGCGGACGATGCTGCGAAAGCTGCCAATTCCTCTACCAAATACCCATACCCTGTAGGGTATTCCAACGTGCAGCGTCCAGGACCTGCAGCGGGTGGCGCACAG GGAGGCAATCCTGCACTCTTTGATGTTGCGTACGAGATATCAGTCTCTGTCACAAACACCGGTGCTAGAGCGGGCAAAGCAGTCGCGCAGCTATACATACAGTTCCCACAGGATCTTACGATCGATACACCAATAATCCAACTGCGCGACTTCGAAAAGACAAGCACACTGCAACCGGGCGCAAGCCAAACACTCCGTCTAAGAGTAACCAGAAAGGACTTGAGTGTGTGGGATACAGTATTCCAGAATTGGCTGATACCAGCTGTCAGCGGTGACTACGGAATTTGGCTGGGAGATAGCTCAAACAACCTGCATCTGAGGTGTAGCACGGCGAGTACGAGCTGCGCTGAAGAACAAGCAGGCCCAGTTTGA